TAGTTCATTCGTGTCTGTAGAGTGCTTTTTGATTCTTGCATAAAAGTAGCTGTACAGGTGCAAAGAAGAGAAGGTGCTGAGTTCCTGCTGAAGATACCTAAGTAGCATGGCTCATCTGCTCCTGTATCATTACATTACTCACTTCTTGTTTGCAGTCTGAAAATGTGCTGTCATTCTGgaataactctcttctttctgtTCCTCTCGAGTGGCTGAGGTGACAGTGAGGTCTCCAAAGAGGTCAATGAGCCAAGTCAGGCGGGCAATTCCACTGAAAGCTGGGAAGCCTGATCGCTCTTCATCCAAGGCACCACCTACAGGAATAAGAATGAAAGGACTTGAGTAGTGGGAAAGGAACTCACACCCTAATCAGCTGCATGGAGTCCAGCAAAGGGAAAGCTTTGAGGGTCAGTCTGGGATGGGAGCCTCATGGTTGGGAGCTCAGTGAATCCAGTCTGCTGAATAGGAACATTTGGTGAGCTACGCAACAGGATATGCTGCTCCTTTGCTGTTGTTCTTAAAGGTTGAATTCTATCAAATAAACCTTTCAAAGTCTCCCTTGCCCTCCTCAAATACTGATAACTCAAGGAAACTCTCCCACTATAGCATACGTGTGCCATCTGTCCCATTTGGGCCAGGACCATCTCTGGTTTCTAGAGTCTTGGCCAACGGCCCAGAAACCTGCTAGGAGTGTCTATTGGGACCAGGTGGGAAGCTTGAAGCTGCCTGTTTATCCCCCTTTTCCAGCCTGAGCTGCTCTGTCCAGGGTTCCAAGAGCCAAACAGAGGGCAGCAAAGATGCAGCAAAGAGCATTGCTGGGGAAAGGCAACCATCACCTACCCAGCCAGCTGTTACAGCTGATGAAGATGGGCGGGCAGAAGAGGGCATGGGAAAATAATTGCCACCCAGATCCCCATCTGAAGGTAGAGAGGAAGACAGACATAGATACAATGAATGTACAGGAAAACCCTAAGGATATGTTGGGGAGCACTAGGATATGAGTTCACACAAGGGGATGGGGGAATGAAACCTTTAATCTCTCCCATCTCTTAGAAGACAAAAACAGGGGAGGAGCCTGGGGGTCCCTCAGTGGAGAGTGGAGTGATTTTCagcagctttccaccctctctggAGACCAGGTGAGGATGAGGGGGCTAAAGGGACCTCCCCAGGTCACTGATACTCCAACACAGaaagagagcaggagacagcTGTGAAGATACTAGAGGGGGAATAGGCTTGCTGTCCTCCATCAAACTCACTCCCCAGTGTCTAGCAGGCAACAGAACCTCTCCCCGACACAGGCAACTGCCAGTAGAGGGAGACGGTTGTTTGAAGGTCTCACTGGATGGGTCCTGACTCCATGACTCAAACTACTACAGAACAAGCCCTCACacgagtgagtgagtgagtgagtgagtgaatgTCTGAAGTGGCTGGCATCTCAGCAGGACAGGCAACCTGAGTTTCTTTAGCAACTGACCTGTGAAATGTAACGTTCCTTTCACAAGCTCCTTCCCAGCCACTTCCTTTTTCAGCTGCTTGTACTCTTCTGTCAAAAGTTCAATGTGCTCCACATGGAGGATTTTACCTGTCATTGAGAAAACGAAGATCAAATGGGATTACTAAAAGCTTTCTGCATGAATCCAAATCCACTTCTAGGCAGTAAACCTTTTAGCCATCATCAGTATGCGCACACTTCAAACAGCCTTATCTGTGGCTGGCAGAATGGTGCCAAGACAAATCATCAAGACATTGCACTAGGGATCCAATTTTGGCTCATTGTTCTCAGGGGACCACACCTACAGTCCACAATAACAGCAAGCTTAGCAAACAAACGGCAGCATTTTAGCTATTGACTTGAATAGGAATTGGGTGAATGAACCGACCGTAATACAGTGCCTTGAAAGTTGAGGCACTAGCCTTCAAAATGAAGCTTGAGTGAAGTCCTGACCCTCTTTCCCCTAACTCCTCTATCCTCTCACTCTCCCAAGgccactttttattttaaaaaaatgtgcattATTtagttgtattaccatagtgctgAGGCGCCCTaggcatggaccaggactccactgtgctaggtgctgtacaaacagaacaaaaagatagtcccagTCTCAAAGTATGGTACTTACAAGCCAGGCTGTGATAACCTTAGTCATGCTGAGGAGCGCcttattccactgaaatcaatgggactgctcctgGAGTAAGACGGTACCCTATGTGCATGAGGTTGTCAGGGTCTGGCACTTAATTGGGATGGCCATTGTACTGGGATGTCTCCAAGGCAATCAGACAGAACTACTGCTTAACGGACGGAAAGGGCATAAATTGTGCTTACTTGGGGACCCATCTGGCTTATAACACAGGGATAAGTGGTGCTCATCTATGAGCTAGCTAGGTGTGAAATTCTCAGCTCCAGTCTTTTAGCACAGATGTTGCTAAATGAAGATTACAAAAGGATGTCAGTGAGCAGTGGCACACCCTGTCCAAGTGGCTGTAGTTTGCTCTTGCTTGGCAGTGTGCCCCTTCTTGCAGCGCCATGCCAGAGTGATGCAATGTGGAGGTCCACACTGCACTTTCTTATAGGCTCCCCTCTACGGCCACAATCTGCCCCTTAACATTTTAGCGATGGGACTGCTTTGCTTAGAAATGTCTCCTATGGACCCTCTTTCCTTGTTTTAAACATAGGTGCTACTACAGCCCAGGAAGGCATGAAGAAATGAGGGTGATACACATGAACATACACAGACCTGTCATATAAGCCACAGTCTTAAGGTTTTGTTTATGGTTTTATTTCCAGGGGGAAGAAAGTTGGGGAGGGTTCTATGGTTACTCACAAGGTTGGGTTTTTGTTCTTCAAACATTTTATTAACGCTCTGATGGATCTTTCTAGCTAACTCCATTCTCCGTGCTAGTGCCGGCAGGGATTGAGATCACTGTGATTACTAAAGCAAATGCACCTGTCTCGACTGTCATCTTGTCCTCTGCATTTGTCTGTTTATTCACCTGTTGCACATTGtctaaattagggctgtcaattaatcattGTTAATGCATgcgattaatgcaaaacaaattaattagATTAAAAAACAGTCACGAttcattgcagttttaattgcactgttaaacaatagaataccaattaatttattataaatatttttggatgtttattaCATTtccaaatacattgatttcagttacaacacagaatacaaagtgtacagtgctcaccttaAATTGttctttattacaaatatttgcactgtaaaaagataaacaaaagaaatagtatttttcaattaccTCATTCAAGTCCACagagtcctactttttgttcagccagtcgctaagacaaacaagtttgtttacatttatgggagatactgttgtctccttatttacaatgttacctgaaagtgagaacagccatttgcatggcactggTGTAGCCAGCActacaaggtatttatgtgccagatatgctaagcatttgtatgccccttcacgctttgatttgtaggctttaaagttttacattgttttgtttttgagtgcagttatgttggAAAAAAAACATAATTCATAATGCAACATAATGCAGTTATGTTGGGAAAAAAACATTCGTAAGTTGCACTTTCGCaaaaaagaaattgcactacagtatttgtatgaggtgaactgaaaaatactatttcttttgtttatcatttttacagtgcaaatatttgtaataaaaataataatataaagtgaacagtgtacactttgtattccgtttTGTTATTGAAATTGATacatttggaaatgtagaaaaacatccaaaaatatttataatgaatttaaactggtattctattattgtttaacagtgtgatgaaaactgcaattaatcacaactattttttttaaatctcacaattaattgtgattttttaaaattgtttaacagCCCTAGTCTAAATCTTAGATTGGGAGTTCTCTGGAGCAAGTAGTGTCCTTGTGCTATGCCTTGTTTGAGGTTCTTAGGCACTACCACAACCGATGTAATCTAACGTCATTGTAAAAAGCTAGTTACACCTTTGACATTAAGGATCATCACCTTTCTGCTCAGCCAGCTCCCAGAGCTCACGTGCTGTGCTAGCGGACAGTGCCATGGGGTACTCGACAAGGACATGTTTCCCAGCCTCCAAGAACATcctagaaggagagagagagaaacaggtcTTCAAAAGATGCTACCTTATTCATATCTCTTCTTCTGAACAAACACTTTTACTCTAGCAGCCAACCCATCTCTAGGGATGTGGAAATAGCATGAATGAATGTGCTGAGAGTGGGGGTAATAAAAGGCattttcttagggtatgtctacactgcgattagacacccgcagctagcccatgccagctgacttgggctaaggggctgtttaattataGTGTAGACGTTCAGACTCAGGCTGCAACCcatgctctgggaccctcctaccttgcagggtcctagagcctgggctccagcccaagctggttAAGTCCCATGCCTAGCAgatttggattctattcctgcctccaTCAtggacttcctgcatgaccttgggcaagtcacttagtctctctgtaccaCAGGTCCATATGAGGAGGATACTACCCTATCTCACAAAGTTTTTTGGCGCTTAATTAATTGATGTTTGGAAAGCTCTATGAGATCCTAAGGCAGGTGCTTCATAAATACAGGTTACTAGGGAGAAGATGGCATGGATGAGAGTGGCAGGAACCAgttggtggggaagggagaataGGGATTGAAAGAAGTGGTATTTTCTGAATCCAGTTTTTGTATTCCCTCTAAAATACATGTAAATCCGACACTACTAATACAGGTGTGCAACAGAGCGCCTGCCTCATTTTACCTCAAGAGGGTAAACCTCACAGTCCCATTTACTTTGAGAATATGGGGATTATTTTACATTGCTAACGAAGAGGAATTTTTCTAGACACAAATTAATTCTTTGATACAGCACGTTCCATTGCATGGCAGTGCCTAATTTAAGGAAGTAGCAAGCAGAGAAGAGGAAAAGAGAGACACATACCTGACATTCTCCTCATGGCTTTTGTTGTCAGTGCTGATGATGGCCGCCTGAATCTCTTTGTTTCCCAGAGCATCTTGCAGGCCAATCTGCTTGACCTCGTTAATGCTACCCAGGGTTCTTCTAGTTGTTCaacagaaagaaataaaaaacaaaacatcacaaCCACAGCCCGCTCTCCCCAATTATTATTGGAACCTCAGTCATAGACCAAGATCCCAATtcgttaggtgctgtacaaacatagatcAAAAAGATAGTTGCTGCACCAAACAGCTTAAATACAAGACAAGAGTCAACAGGTGGATACAAACAGACAAGGGAGTAAAAGAAAACAGTGAGACAAGATCGGTCAGTTTGATGGACAGTGGTCACAGCATACCAGTGGCCTAATcattgtaggcatcatggcaaaggagagttttaaggagggatttgaaggagagatGAGgaggatgtttacagggagctcttcccaagcatgaggggtggcagtgaaaaaaaccccacatagatgcttgtttgaaaatttaacagcTGGGTGGTGAAGCCTGGCATCGTTGCCCGAGAAGAGGCAGGAGTCAACATCTTAATAGTGTATGCGAGATGATAGGTAGCATGaggataggccatgaagggccttgaaagtgaagatgaGTCATTTGTGTTTGATGCACTAGAGAAGGGGAAGCCAATGGAGGCACATAAAGAgaagggtgacatggtcaaagtgacaTGCTAGGAGAATTACCTCTATCAGCATTTTGAATTATGTGTTAGACTGGCACAGTTTCCCaatggaagtggtggaagccaAGTATTGCTTGGGTCATTCAATAGTAGATCTAGCACTAGAAAAGACACCCTCGGAACAAGCTTGTATTGGTAAGGAGATGTAATGGATGgcctaataggtcttttctgtCTCAAACAGATATGATTAAATATAGCTGGAAAATACATCCACAACCCGAGATCCCCATATGTTCCACATAACTATTTTAAACCATTATGCTTTGTTGCTATAGTGCAGAAAGCCTGACAGGAATGCTCTGAGATAGCAGCACTGTTGTGCAGATTTGCTTACGTTTCAGCCACATGGTTGCTGAGAATAAATGACAGGTAACCTTATTGCACAGCCTACATTAGGATTTGTTCTTCAAAAATCCACGTCTGGCTTCAAAGACAAATTTTACAGCAGAGTCGCATTACCAGAGTTCTACAGATGAATTACTTATAGACACTGGCCCATCAGTGCAGCTGCTTAAAGCCTGTGCCATCCTACAGCAGAGTTCAGTCGTTTGGTTACATTTTGAGTCTCTTTTAAAGGTCTGATCTTACAGGGCTCTGAGCTCCCTCAGCTTTCCCTGAGCGAAGTGACTGAGTCCTAGATCTGCTTGAATGAGCTCATTGAGGCGCTTTGCAAAGCTTCCTGCAATCATTAATCAACCTAACCTATGGACACTAAGCGCTGTCAGATAAATCGCATTGCACAGCAGACCTCCTTGAATTATTATATTGGAGAAATGTATCTTGTAAGATGAGCCTGGAAAGTTATACACCCAAAAGGGAGAGAGTACATGGGGGGGCAAAAATAATCTCTACACCGtgttcattaaaacacacaaCTGAAATATCTAACCTGGATACAAAGCCAACCAGCTTCAGATGCTCAGAAGGGCTGGAAGGCATCGGATTCAGCATGTCTCTTAGCCGCACAGATCCAGCAATTCCGATCCCCACCACCACAGTGCCAAACATTTTGTTagcctgaaacaaaacaaaaatagataaCAAGTCTAGAAAAAAAAGCATTCTGTTaatattttccccttcccctgcattaTAAACCCACACTTTAGCATCCAGGCAGCTCGCCAAAGACAGCCTGACGATGCATGAGGCTGAGTGCACTCatatcctattgaagtcaatgggatttgaggattatcagcacctcacaggattggggcctgaagTCTCTTGTAATTGACAGGCAGTATGTCAGATCCACAGTACAAAGCTGTTCTTTCCCCAAAACGGATAGGCAAATCTTAGAGAGGACAGGGATCATCTCGTTATATAGTACCTTTTGCCCAGACTGatcccaaaacattttgcaaacctAACAACATTTGACACAAATTACATTCAGGGTTCACTCCCTGAGCCTCTACAATGCAGCTCTCTCTGGACTGAAATGAAGAAATTAAGCGCACAACAATGTTTCACGAaactttaggacaggaagtgaagaatgccCTTTTCCAGTTGAAACTGCTGGAGAATTTTAGAGATGCAAAAGATAATGACCTAATTTATAATTTGGCTGGAATACTGCGGTGACATCTCTACTTTTCTGAAAAGCACCACAATCTCTTTAATGACAAGTGGTCATGACCTCAGTTTTCCTTCTCAACTGAAAAACACAGCACTTTCAATGGCAGTATCCCCTACTATCATAAAGGAGCATGAGCAGGagacagtgtggtccagtggtaGGGTGCTGAACCAGGAGTAGAGAGAGCTCAGTTCTATTCTCTGCTTTGCCTTTGACTCACTGTGATGATTTAGCCTTTGAGTGGCTGAGTATTTCCCCTGGGAATAATAATGCTTATTCACCCCACATTCTGCTTCTTCTGTTTCATCGCTCTGTCTTCTCCCCTTCTCCTTGCCTTGGTGCAATAAGATCTGTTGATTAGTTCTGCTATAGGATTACTTTCTTTCAAATCTTTCCTAAAACCTCATCTTTTCCTCAGTCACTCTTGTCTGATGGGATCATAACACAACATGGCACAGCTGTAGGCTCTCATTGCAATCTGTTTCTGCGACTGCATTTTCTAACTGTACTGACAATGCTAGAGGTCAACTGCTACTAAGAAATTCTATCAACTGGCACTAAAGACTCTCACGTTGTGTATGTTGCATCTGGGTTTTACGCCTCTATTTATGTATTGCTGTGACTGCTGATGTGGCTCATTTCATGTTTATTACTGTCTGTACTGTATCATCTGGTGAAGTGCTCCGACCTACTGTTTTGCTTTAATATAAAGCAAGAAATGATTGATGTTGGAAGAGTCTCCATTAGAATCACAGCAATGTGCAGTTACTAGAGGGTGTCATGTGATGCACTAGCTCGACTCACCAGGGAACAAAGATGCTGTTGAGCTCTAGACTTGATTTTGTTTGGCCCATAGAGCGATGAGGTCAGAAAGACCATCACCAGCGTAACCCATTTGAAATAATCGAGATTCCCTCTGAAcacattctgggcctgattcgcATTTACACTAATGTTCCTATAATGCCATTTTCCACTGCCAGAGCCGTGTACTGTGGGCACAAATTACACTTACACTTGAAGGGCAGTGTATATGAGACTCAAGTCCTCTGACACAGCAAGTAGGGTATCACTTGGTATAATTTCAGTTGATGGTATATTGCCCAGAAATCCTACAATACATTCTGTGCTTGCAAGCATAGAGGCCACAGAAATGCTCACAACTGGTGAACAGTGGGGAGCTATGCCTTACCGATATGGTACAAcagaatattttttctatttgaGAAATcagctaaagaaaaaaatatttgcaagtaAAGGCCAAATTTTGTCCTCTGATACACCCAGGAAGCTCCTGTAATGTATCAACGCAGCCACAGAGTACCCCATACATACAGTGCGGGCAGCCAGGACTAACCACCCTtacctacagacagccccctaacctgaagtgaatactcaccagcaaccacataccacacaacagaaccactaacccaggaacctatccttgcaacaaagcccgttgccaactgtgcccacatatctattcagaggacaccatcacagggcctaataacatcagccacactatcaaaggctcgttcacctgcacatccaccaatgtgatatatgccatcatgtgccagcaatgcccctctgccatgtacattgggaaaactggacagtctctacgtaaaagaataaatggacacaaatcagaggtcaagaattataacattcaaaaaccagtccgagaacacttcaatctctctggtcactcgatttctgatctcaaagtgactatccttcaacaaaaaaacttcgaaaacagactccaacgagagactgctgaattggaattaatttgcaaattggatacaattaacttaggcttgaatagagactggaaatggttgagtcattataaaaagtaacctatttccccttgtttattcctcccccccccccactgttcctcagacgttcttgttaaaccctggatttgtgctggaaatggcccaccttgattatcatacacattgtaaggagagtgatcactttagataagctattaccagcaggagagtagggtggggggagagagaaaaccttttgtagtgataaacacccattttttcatggtttgtgtgtataaaaacatcttctgtattttccacagtatgcatccgatgaagtgggctggagctcacgaaagcttatgctcaaataaattggttagtctctaaggtgccacaagtacgccttttcttttcaCCCTTGCAATGATGGCAGAATTCTGGCAACAGACCAGCTGGTGAAGAGCACGGATATGATGTGTCCATGTAGTTTTGGGAGCTGTTTTTAAGGCAACTGGTGTTTGAGGCTGCTAATATTTTTTACTGCTTCCAGGTATCTCCTATCTCAGTTCTATCTGCAAGCATGAGTACTGCTCCCATGGTTGCTAAGATCTCCTGAAAGCTCTGTAGGCTTTTAACTCCCAAGCAGTGCCTTTCCCTCACTAGCTGCTGAACTATATTTCAGTCCAGAAGGGGCGGGAAGGAGGGATCTGAGCCTCTACTTCCATTGCCAGAgacaaaatactatttttcaacaGATGCATAGGATATTGCACATGAAACCTATAGCtaccctttgaaaatcttcccaaaTTTTGCCCCATGTAAAATTAATGACCTCCCCAAAGTAGACACATTTGGCACAGGCAAGAAAGAAGCTTCCAACCTTGTAACAAATCCTGTTACTAAGCAACCCGTTGTCATAGCAACTAGCCATTCAGAGCAGGTTACTGGCTCTGTAGGGCTTTAGAGACTAAAAAGAACACCTCAGTCTTCACCCAGAAACTAACAGGCAGCCAATGTAGCCTACAGAGGCTTCACTTCTATGTAGATAACGGGAATCAATATGCCAGCATTACTACTGCTTGTATTTTATTCCTCTCAGGCCATTCACACAACAGATCCTGAAACTGTTCAACAACAAAGAAAGATAACGTGATTGGGGCCGCCATCCATCTCGGAGAGCAGAAATGtccaaagccccctcctgcagcccccccccctcctgcaGTCAGCAGAGACGCAGAACTTCCCcactcttcccccttcctcccagtgcttcccagccGCCAAACAGCCGTTTGGTGGCGCTTAGgattttctgggagggagggggaggaatggagaTGCAACgcttccccgctcctccccctccctcttggAATGTCCTAAgtgcctccaaacagctgtttggcggtgggggaagcgctgggagggagggagaggaggcagagaagaggaacttgtgcaatgctcccttgtaaagtcgctgctcttccacaaaatcttacatgcagtgtacagagcaggcagccaaatgacgttataagggagcattgcacaactttaaacgagcatgttcccaaATTGAGCAGCAACGTAActttgaaacaatgttaagcgggAGGACGTTAAGTGCAGAGTTACTGTACAAAGTTAGCTTGACATAAGTCACCTTGAGGCAACCTAGtggtgcatgtgtctacactcaaaTATATCTCCTGCCACTGTAAGCACCATGTTATGGCAATACAGTAATATCTTTTCCCAATTGCCCAGCTTGGAGAAGGGGtacaacagggacctgcagcagtacTGCATAAAAGTGAAGGAACTGCGGCAGGCATATCAGACCAGGAGGCCAACTGTCAAGCCACTGCTGAGACACAGGcctgctgcttttacaacaaGCTGCATGCCATATTTGGCAGAAACTCCACCAGCACTCTGAGAGCACCATGGATACCTTCAAGGAGCTCAAGACACAGATATTCACCTTGAACAGTGAGGAGGATGGAGGGCATGCgatagggggcaggggtgtcCAGCTATGCTATGAACCCGGATCCGATAGAGACTCCACTACAGTCTAGTCAAGCACTGTGAGCCTGATACAGGGGAAGGGAACTGTGAATGCATTTCCCATCACAATGTTTAAATGGAGTGCCCAATGCCAACATAGCAGGACACGAGTATCAACTTTTTATGAATTCCTCCATACTAAAAGaggtacaaacaaacaaacagaggcaGACCTGTTATCTGTTTTTTATTCTCCTGTAGAGTTAGCCCCACACCCCCAACATTTTACATGGCATCAGGGGAGGCACTCCTACCCCTATCGCTCCACCGTGGGGGACAATAAGGAAACCAAAGCTTCACATATGCTGACTTTTGACAGCCACGGCTGGTGTATGTGTAGCCGTAATGAactgaaatggacatgaatgctctttccccttgttaagttctgtaccattaatttcagattttttaaaattatatttgttttttaattgcaatttgtTTGCACTGGTTTTGGTACCTAATAAAAATCTGTTTCTGgtaaataattcatctttattacttCACAACAAATGCTGCAGAATGCCTAGCGGTATTATAAGCACTCACTACTTGTTATTGTACAGGGCGACAGAACTCAGAAGATCAGTGATAAAGAGCGTAATAATTGTGAATGAACAGCAAGCACTGCAAAATGAATAGGTGCATTAACCGACTGTTATATTCAGAGATGtgcaccaagcaccacacaatacTTAACAGCCCCCAAAAccgcagggccaggtagagcacagcccaccacattactgtggctcactgttaaagtgctttTTCAAGGCCTCCCTCAGCTTCATAGCTTCACTCTTGAACTCTTTTAATAGCCCTTGTGGCTGGGCCATTCCAAATCAGCAGACAGCCGCTCCACCTCCGCCCTCCACCGCATCAGCAACTTCTCCtgctttgcttcacagatattatgcaggacacaacagacAGATATTGCCACGGGGATATTTTTTCCCTGAGCTCTAATCTTGTGAGTAAAGAAtgccagcatcccttcaatctactTAAAAGCACATTCaattgtcattctgcacctgttgTCCTGGTGATTGACTCT
The Natator depressus isolate rNatDep1 chromosome 2, rNatDep2.hap1, whole genome shotgun sequence DNA segment above includes these coding regions:
- the BLVRA gene encoding biliverdin reductase A isoform X2; this encodes MFGTVVVGIGIAGSVRLRDMLNPMPSSPSEHLKLVGFVSRTLGSINEVKQIGLQDALGNKEIQAAIISTDNKSHEENVRMFLEAGKHVLVEYPMALSASTARELWELAEQKGKILHVEHIELLTEEYKQLKKEVAGKELVKGTLHFTGGALDEERSGFPAFSGIARLTWLIDLFGDLTVTSATREEQKEESYSRMTAHFQTANKKPLTWIEERGPGMRRDKKISFCFKSGCLENLPEAPRSAVGLFMQDQNLFAKKLFGQVSREELAAEKWRVLRCLDLAEEIRQHCERPAEIHS
- the BLVRA gene encoding biliverdin reductase A isoform X1; this translates as MFGTVVVGIGIAGSVRLRDMLNPMPSSPSEHLKLVGFVSRRTLGSINEVKQIGLQDALGNKEIQAAIISTDNKSHEENVRMFLEAGKHVLVEYPMALSASTARELWELAEQKGKILHVEHIELLTEEYKQLKKEVAGKELVKGTLHFTGGALDEERSGFPAFSGIARLTWLIDLFGDLTVTSATREEQKEESYSRMTAHFQTANKKPLTWIEERGPGMRRDKKISFCFKSGCLENLPEAPRSAVGLFMQDQNLFAKKLFGQVSREELAAEKWRVLRCLDLAEEIRQHCERPAEIHS